Proteins encoded together in one Ciconia boyciana chromosome 25, ASM3463844v1, whole genome shotgun sequence window:
- the BRF2 gene encoding transcription factor IIIB 50 kDa subunit produces MAARGRCPGCGSAALVEDAHYAQQQLVCAACGCVLAEGLLTTTYAEEEHLREVAYSQSTGQKEQLSRCLQRGIRRVQDLCKVLQLPTVFEETAVSYFQRALQHPSFHLVSLEKKELLGGCCVFVTCRQHNWPLTMGTICSLLYAKQELFASVYLSLQKELGLSVPALSLGDLVKTHLNSFRVFQHAADIPAPFVEDKEKMVARTMQIVELASETWLVTGRHPIPIVTAAAFLSWQSLQPAARLTCTLARFCKLAGVDLPPPAHLRLKELLEILLRMASQLTWLRVFNMDKKTVVKHIGDLLQHRIFLLKNAFCLEDGEEQRAVALDKGCPGSPPAAGGAAQEEGCPSEGKRQREGSPRPLLPPCLINPRKRLRTAAPSASDSAITGDEAISDSEIEQYLRSPEEIRAFRKAKAWP; encoded by the exons atggcggcgcggggccgctgCCCCGGCTGCGGCTCGGCCGCGCTGGTGGAGGACGCGCACTACGCGCAGCAGCAGCTGGTCTGCGCCGCCTGCGGCTGCGTCCTCGCCGAGGGGCTCCTCACCACCACCTACGCCGAGGAGGAGCACCTGCGAG AGGTGGCGTATTCCCAGAGCACTGGCCAGAAAGAGCAGCTGAGCCGCTGCCTGCAGCGAG GGATCAGGCGGGTCCAGGATCTCTGTAAAGTCCTCCAGCTCCCGACAGTGTTCGAGGAGACGGCGGTGTCGTACTTCcagagagctctgcagcaccCCTCCTTCCACCTGGTCAGTCTGGAGAAGAAGGAGctcctggggggctgctgcGTCTTCGTGACTTGTCGACAGCACAACTGGCCCCTGACGATGGGGACGATCTGCTCCCTGCTTTACGCGAAGCAGGAGCTGTTTGCCAGCGTCTACCTGAGCCTTCAGAAAGAGCTCGGGCTCTCTGTGCCGGCCCTGAGCCTGGGGGATCTGGTGAAGACGCACCTGAACAG TTTTCGGGTATTCCAGCACGCGGCCGACATCCCTGCCCCGTTTGTGGAGGACAAGGAGAAGATGGTCGCCCGAACGATGCAGATCGTGGAGCTGGCCAGCGAGACGTGGCTGGTCACCGGCCGTCACCCTATTCCCATTGTCACGGCCGCGGCCTTCCTGTCGTGGCAGTCGCTGCAGCCTGCCGCCCGCCTCACCTGCACTTTGGCGCGGTTCTGCAAGCTGGCGGGTGTTGATCTGCCACCGCCGGCGCACCTGAGGCTGAAGGAGCTTCTTGAGATCCTCCTGAGAATGGCCTCCCAGCTCACTTGGCTGAGGGTGTTTAACATGGACAAGAAAACTGTGGTCAAGCACATTGGGGACCTGCTGCAACACCgaattttcctgctgaaaaacGCCTTCTGCCTGGAGGACGGGGAGGAACAGCGTGCGGTGGCCCTGGACAAGGGCTGCCCTGGCTCTCCTCCggcagcaggaggggcagcGCAGGAGGAGGGCTGTCCCTCTGAAGGGAAACGCCAGCGTGAGGGCAGCCCGCGGCCCTTGCTGCCGCCCTGCCTTATCAATCCGAGGAAGAGACTGCGGACAGCAGCCCCGAGCGCTTCGGACTCTGCCATCACCGGCGACGAGGCCATCTCTGACAGCGAAATCGAGCAGTACCTGCGAAGCCCAGAGGAGATCCGGGCcttcaggaaggccaaggcCTGGCCATGA